One window of Triticum dicoccoides isolate Atlit2015 ecotype Zavitan chromosome 5A, WEW_v2.0, whole genome shotgun sequence genomic DNA carries:
- the LOC119302168 gene encoding FBD-associated F-box protein At1g66320-like isoform X2, which translates to MCNPKGSPSQQDDDSRGGEVIRSLDDLPEDICRRIHTRMSLQNAARLACASHTFRRSWRCYPNLDLRQRTLGLNGDHISKVDHILQNHSGIGMKKLRIELFDCDKVDPCYISSWLRVAVTAGIEELTLYLPATPEDEAYYSFPHSLLFNGSENSIRYLDIGICAFRPTAGLGRWKSLAILSLSNVLIADDELEGLLYNCAALEHLGLLNCPEIVCLKIPCLLRRLRVLRVSLCRNLQVIDSNAPNISIFHFSGSLVSISFGSALQVKNVHMECLEFGQSNIVLHARTKLLSYAPNVETLVISSPNEMTSTPTLSRKFLHLKYLHISLIGNEAISPDYDYLSLVSFLEASPRLETFILEIRQPCMEHESVLWNAPQLRRLPQQCHTSLKSVTIVGFSSAKSLVELTCHIVENATSLERLTLDTSHGCQSSGGCSVNIPQRRYYTESGALEAASPYMCIPMGEDIIMETVKARLAIRVHVTGKVPSRVMLEVVEPCSWCFGVEDVDA; encoded by the exons ATGTGCAATCCAAAGGGCTCACCCTCCCAGCAAGATGATGATTCTCGAGGTGGCGAAGTGATACGATCATTGGACGACCTTCCAGAG GATATCTGCCGACGTATTCATACCCGAATGTCACTGCAAAATGCTGCTCGCTTGGCTTGTGCATCACACACATTTCGGAGATCATGGAGATGCTATCCCAACCTTGACTTACGTCAGAGAACACTAGGTTTGAATGGAGATCACATCAGCAAAGTTGACCATATTCTGCAAAATCACTCGGGCATTGGCATGAAGAAACTAAGGATTGAACTTTTTGACTGCGACAAGGTTGATCCCTGTTATATCAGTAGCTGGCTTCGTGTTGCTGTTACAGCAGGAATTGAAGAACTCACCCTTTATCTGCCCGCTACCCCTGAGGACGAAGCATACTACAGTTTCCCACACTCGCTTTTATTTAATGGGAGTGAAAACTCGATTCGGTATCTTGACATAGGCATCTGTGCTTTTCGTCCCACggctgggcttgggcgctggaaaaGCTTGGCAATTTTATCTCTGAGTAATGTGCTGATTGCTGACGATGAGCTAGAGGGCCTTCTTTACAATTGTGCTGCATTGGAGCATTTGGGACTCCTGAATTGCCCGGAGATAGTTTGCCTGAAGATACCTTGTCTGCTGCGGCGGCTTAGGGTCCTGAGAGTGTCTTTATGCAGAAATCTTCAAGTGATAGACAGCAATGCTCCAAATATCTCCATTTTTCACTTCTCTGGTAGTTTAGTATCGATTTCATTCGGAAGTGCATTGCAAGTAAAGAATGTACACATGGAGTGTTTAGAATTTGGTCAGTCCAACATTGTCTTGCATGCTCGGACCAAGCTTCTGTCCTATGCACCAAATGTTGAAACACTTGTCATATCATCGCCTAATGAG ATGACCAGTACACCaacgctatctcgcaaattcctccACCTCAAGTACTTGCATATTTCTCTAATTGGAAATGAAGCTATTTCACCAGATTATGATTATCTTTCTCTGGTTTCTTTTCTTGAAGCTTCTCCTCGCCTGGAGACTTTCATCTTGGAA ATACGTCAGCCTTGCATGGAGCATGAGTCAGTTCTTTGGAATGCCCCTCAACTGAGGCGACTACCACAACAGTGCCACACCAGCCTAAAGAGTGTGACGATAGTGGGCTTCAGCTCCGCGAAGAGCTTGGTCGAGTTGACATGCCACATTGTGGAGAACGCGACATCGCTCGAGCGCCTCACCTTGGACACTAGTCATGGCTGTCAGAGTTCTGGAGGGTGTAGCGTCAATATACCTCAGAGAAGGTACTATACGGAGAGTGGTGCCCTCGAGGCGGCCTCACCTTACATGTGCATCCCAATGGGGGAGGATATCATCATGGAGACTGTCAAGGCGCGTTTGGCTATCAGAGTACATGTCACGGGGAAAGTTCCCTCCAGAGTGATGTTAGAAGTCGTGGAGCCTTGCAGTTGGTGcttcggtgttgaagatgtagatgcctgA
- the LOC119302168 gene encoding FBD-associated F-box protein At1g66320-like isoform X1: protein MQDPPPTGETPDSGPIVPMCNPKGSPSQQDDDSRGGEVIRSLDDLPEDICRRIHTRMSLQNAARLACASHTFRRSWRCYPNLDLRQRTLGLNGDHISKVDHILQNHSGIGMKKLRIELFDCDKVDPCYISSWLRVAVTAGIEELTLYLPATPEDEAYYSFPHSLLFNGSENSIRYLDIGICAFRPTAGLGRWKSLAILSLSNVLIADDELEGLLYNCAALEHLGLLNCPEIVCLKIPCLLRRLRVLRVSLCRNLQVIDSNAPNISIFHFSGSLVSISFGSALQVKNVHMECLEFGQSNIVLHARTKLLSYAPNVETLVISSPNEMTSTPTLSRKFLHLKYLHISLIGNEAISPDYDYLSLVSFLEASPRLETFILEIRQPCMEHESVLWNAPQLRRLPQQCHTSLKSVTIVGFSSAKSLVELTCHIVENATSLERLTLDTSHGCQSSGGCSVNIPQRRYYTESGALEAASPYMCIPMGEDIIMETVKARLAIRVHVTGKVPSRVMLEVVEPCSWCFGVEDVDA from the exons ATGCAAGATCCGCCGCCGACGGGGGAAACCCCAGACA GTGGACCGATTGTTCCAATGTGCAATCCAAAGGGCTCACCCTCCCAGCAAGATGATGATTCTCGAGGTGGCGAAGTGATACGATCATTGGACGACCTTCCAGAG GATATCTGCCGACGTATTCATACCCGAATGTCACTGCAAAATGCTGCTCGCTTGGCTTGTGCATCACACACATTTCGGAGATCATGGAGATGCTATCCCAACCTTGACTTACGTCAGAGAACACTAGGTTTGAATGGAGATCACATCAGCAAAGTTGACCATATTCTGCAAAATCACTCGGGCATTGGCATGAAGAAACTAAGGATTGAACTTTTTGACTGCGACAAGGTTGATCCCTGTTATATCAGTAGCTGGCTTCGTGTTGCTGTTACAGCAGGAATTGAAGAACTCACCCTTTATCTGCCCGCTACCCCTGAGGACGAAGCATACTACAGTTTCCCACACTCGCTTTTATTTAATGGGAGTGAAAACTCGATTCGGTATCTTGACATAGGCATCTGTGCTTTTCGTCCCACggctgggcttgggcgctggaaaaGCTTGGCAATTTTATCTCTGAGTAATGTGCTGATTGCTGACGATGAGCTAGAGGGCCTTCTTTACAATTGTGCTGCATTGGAGCATTTGGGACTCCTGAATTGCCCGGAGATAGTTTGCCTGAAGATACCTTGTCTGCTGCGGCGGCTTAGGGTCCTGAGAGTGTCTTTATGCAGAAATCTTCAAGTGATAGACAGCAATGCTCCAAATATCTCCATTTTTCACTTCTCTGGTAGTTTAGTATCGATTTCATTCGGAAGTGCATTGCAAGTAAAGAATGTACACATGGAGTGTTTAGAATTTGGTCAGTCCAACATTGTCTTGCATGCTCGGACCAAGCTTCTGTCCTATGCACCAAATGTTGAAACACTTGTCATATCATCGCCTAATGAG ATGACCAGTACACCaacgctatctcgcaaattcctccACCTCAAGTACTTGCATATTTCTCTAATTGGAAATGAAGCTATTTCACCAGATTATGATTATCTTTCTCTGGTTTCTTTTCTTGAAGCTTCTCCTCGCCTGGAGACTTTCATCTTGGAA ATACGTCAGCCTTGCATGGAGCATGAGTCAGTTCTTTGGAATGCCCCTCAACTGAGGCGACTACCACAACAGTGCCACACCAGCCTAAAGAGTGTGACGATAGTGGGCTTCAGCTCCGCGAAGAGCTTGGTCGAGTTGACATGCCACATTGTGGAGAACGCGACATCGCTCGAGCGCCTCACCTTGGACACTAGTCATGGCTGTCAGAGTTCTGGAGGGTGTAGCGTCAATATACCTCAGAGAAGGTACTATACGGAGAGTGGTGCCCTCGAGGCGGCCTCACCTTACATGTGCATCCCAATGGGGGAGGATATCATCATGGAGACTGTCAAGGCGCGTTTGGCTATCAGAGTACATGTCACGGGGAAAGTTCCCTCCAGAGTGATGTTAGAAGTCGTGGAGCCTTGCAGTTGGTGcttcggtgttgaagatgtagatgcctgA